In the genome of Gloeotrichia echinulata CP02, one region contains:
- the cysH gene encoding phosphoadenosine phosphosulfate reductase — translation MTVSTVSRSETSNFDLEHLNQKFETATPKDILAWSIENIPTGLVQTSAFNVDDMIITHILYSELQHPVPVIFLDTLFHFPQTLELVAKTKEIYNLDLQTYKTPDLDSREAFIAKYGEALWDKDITQFHNVTKIEPLQRGLDELNTIAWITGRRRDQAVTRANMPVFELDGKGRLKVNPLAAWTRKDSWVYVAEHGVIYNPLHDQGYPSIGDEPITTKVGDGEDERAGRWRGSAKTECGIHI, via the coding sequence ATGACAGTTTCCACGGTATCTAGAAGCGAAACCAGCAATTTTGACTTAGAGCATTTAAATCAAAAATTTGAAACGGCGACTCCAAAAGACATCTTGGCATGGTCTATCGAAAATATCCCCACGGGACTGGTGCAAACCAGCGCCTTTAACGTGGATGACATGATAATCACCCATATTCTATATAGTGAACTCCAGCATCCAGTCCCAGTTATATTTCTCGATACCTTATTCCACTTCCCCCAAACCCTAGAACTAGTTGCAAAAACCAAAGAAATTTACAATCTGGATCTGCAAACCTACAAAACCCCAGACCTAGATAGCCGCGAAGCATTTATCGCCAAATACGGCGAAGCACTGTGGGACAAAGATATTACCCAATTCCACAACGTTACCAAAATTGAACCTTTGCAACGGGGTTTAGACGAACTCAACACCATCGCGTGGATTACCGGACGTCGCCGAGACCAAGCCGTCACCCGTGCTAATATGCCCGTATTTGAATTGGATGGCAAAGGACGGTTGAAAGTTAATCCTTTAGCAGCCTGGACACGCAAAGACAGCTGGGTTTATGTAGCTGAACATGGAGTAATCTATAACCCCCTCCACGACCAAGGTTATCCCAGCATTGGCGATGAACCCATCACCACCAAAGTGGGCGACGGCGAAGATGAACGCGCCGGACGCTGGCGTGGAAGTGCGAAAACTGAATGTGGTATTCATATTTAG
- a CDS encoding cytochrome c: protein MALLKSKLGKIITSIAVVIVLVFGVVGYVGWYNLFREVPTHYESAEDHFKYGSIGTEQAQGVPYWIWLVLPRIFPDKLPRPGGYASLGVTWEEGKELPVGFSKKTIGFPRVGVTCAICHNATYRETVKDKPTIIAAGPSTKFDLQGYIRFLGNAASDPRFSADYILDEIKYNYGFSWLENLLYRFIIIPQTKKALLQQKADFAWMDSRPNWGPGRIDPFNPVKFNTLKLPQDDTIGNSDMMPLWNEKQHKNFAYHWDGLETSLRETVQTGAIGDGATKESLPVEDLQRVEEFISELPPPKYPFAIDETLATQGKEIFSNSCASCHAFGGERTGKVIPQTEVGTDRHRLDMWTQQAADTYNHFGDGYPWDFKELRKTNGYVSVSLDGLWLRAPYLHNGSVPSLQDLLEKPENRPKSFYRGFDVYDQKKVGFVSEGAEAERVGFKYDTSVSGNSNQGHLYGTDLSGEDKTALIEYLKSL, encoded by the coding sequence ATGGCATTACTCAAGTCAAAATTAGGGAAAATAATTACCTCAATTGCTGTCGTTATTGTCCTAGTTTTTGGTGTTGTGGGTTACGTGGGTTGGTACAACTTGTTTCGCGAAGTTCCCACCCATTATGAGTCAGCAGAGGATCATTTTAAATATGGTTCCATTGGTACAGAACAGGCGCAAGGTGTTCCGTATTGGATTTGGTTAGTGTTACCGCGCATATTTCCTGACAAACTACCAAGACCTGGTGGCTATGCGTCCTTGGGTGTGACATGGGAAGAAGGAAAAGAACTACCAGTTGGTTTTTCTAAAAAGACAATTGGCTTTCCTAGAGTGGGTGTAACTTGTGCTATTTGTCATAATGCCACCTATCGAGAAACCGTCAAAGATAAGCCGACAATTATTGCTGCAGGTCCTTCAACTAAATTTGATTTACAAGGCTATATTCGCTTTCTTGGTAATGCTGCTAGCGACCCGAGATTTTCAGCCGACTATATTCTTGATGAAATCAAATATAATTATGGTTTTTCCTGGTTAGAAAACCTGCTTTATCGCTTTATCATCATTCCGCAAACCAAGAAAGCGTTACTGCAACAAAAAGCTGACTTTGCTTGGATGGATTCCCGTCCTAACTGGGGACCTGGAAGAATTGATCCCTTTAATCCGGTCAAGTTCAACACCTTAAAGTTGCCTCAAGATGACACCATTGGCAACTCTGATATGATGCCTCTTTGGAACGAAAAGCAACACAAAAACTTTGCGTACCATTGGGATGGGTTGGAAACTTCACTGCGCGAAACAGTGCAAACTGGAGCCATTGGGGATGGTGCAACTAAAGAGTCTTTACCTGTAGAGGATCTTCAGCGGGTAGAGGAGTTTATTTCTGAACTACCGCCTCCCAAATATCCATTTGCAATTGATGAAACCTTGGCTACACAAGGAAAAGAAATTTTTAGTAATTCCTGTGCATCTTGTCACGCTTTTGGCGGTGAAAGAACAGGTAAGGTGATTCCCCAAACAGAAGTGGGAACTGACCGTCACCGTCTAGATATGTGGACGCAGCAAGCAGCAGATACTTACAATCATTTTGGAGACGGTTATCCTTGGGACTTTAAGGAGTTGCGGAAAACAAATGGTTATGTCTCTGTATCCCTTGATGGTCTTTGGTTAAGAGCGCCATATCTACATAATGGTTCTGTGCCATCTTTACAAGACCTGTTGGAAAAACCAGAGAACCGTCCCAAATCTTTCTATCGGGGATTTGATGTCTACGACCAGAAAAAAGTTGGCTTTGTTTCCGAGGGCGCTGAAGCTGAACGTGTAGGGTTTAAATACGATACGTCTGTGAGTGGGAACTCAAATCAAGGACATCTTTATGGAACTGATTTATCTGGTGAGGATAAAACAGCATTGATTGAGTATCTCAAAAGCTTGTAA
- a CDS encoding NADH:flavin oxidoreductase, translating into MFGVLLNQLPKALLLQVIGDQTAIANTKEEMEEKMENDIIFEPLKFRNLTVKNRIFRSSISGRWDNYDGSGTQARVNWEDKFARGGVGAIITSFVPVAIRGRIMPNYATIDCDERIPFWHKVGEKVHEYDCKFILQLSHSGRQQDIGGVENLGKKALSSTSQTEPFHGFLCQAMTLKEIKETIQYFADGARRAREAGLDGVELHSANGYLFNQFLSSGINDRTDEYGGSLENRARFLLDVIKAIRKEVGNDFHLQFKISAVDYNNAVTFWEKPGNTLEESIQVCKWAEAAGADGVHVSTGSLFPHPLNPIGDFNFDVITKTYDAMLSSGTETTRNYILFRKGFLHPLFNCLWNRVKKQLRPQAFSGDDVKDPKIKELLAANQGRNLLDARDIKKNVNIPVLCTGGFQQASYIRQAINEQYCDGVTMARTLIANNDLVKSFQAGKDLADKPCTYCNKCLLNVIENPLGCYEEERFNNYEEMMAEVMSIFHPSQFVK; encoded by the coding sequence TTGTTTGGAGTTCTCCTAAATCAGCTACCAAAAGCACTTTTATTACAAGTTATTGGTGATCAAACTGCTATTGCCAACACAAAGGAGGAAATGGAGGAGAAAATGGAAAACGATATTATCTTTGAACCGCTCAAATTTCGTAATCTAACCGTGAAAAATCGGATTTTTCGCTCTAGTATTTCCGGAAGGTGGGATAACTATGATGGTTCAGGTACTCAAGCCCGTGTCAACTGGGAAGATAAATTTGCTCGCGGTGGAGTAGGGGCAATTATTACTTCTTTTGTACCGGTTGCTATTCGGGGCAGAATTATGCCCAATTATGCCACTATCGACTGTGATGAACGTATTCCTTTCTGGCACAAAGTTGGAGAGAAAGTCCATGAATATGATTGTAAATTTATTTTACAATTGAGTCATTCTGGGCGACAGCAAGACATCGGTGGTGTAGAAAACTTGGGGAAAAAAGCATTAAGTTCCACCAGCCAAACCGAGCCATTTCACGGGTTTTTGTGTCAAGCAATGACACTCAAAGAGATTAAAGAAACCATACAATACTTTGCTGATGGTGCTAGACGTGCCAGGGAAGCAGGTTTAGATGGAGTGGAATTGCATAGTGCTAACGGATATCTTTTTAACCAATTTCTCAGTTCCGGAATTAACGATCGCACAGACGAATATGGTGGTTCTTTAGAGAATCGAGCGCGATTTCTGCTAGATGTAATTAAGGCAATCCGTAAGGAAGTAGGCAACGACTTTCACCTGCAATTCAAAATCAGCGCCGTTGACTATAACAACGCCGTTACCTTTTGGGAAAAACCAGGTAATACCCTTGAAGAGTCTATCCAAGTGTGTAAATGGGCAGAAGCGGCTGGCGCAGATGGAGTACATGTTTCAACTGGTAGCTTGTTTCCCCATCCACTTAATCCCATTGGCGATTTTAATTTCGATGTGATTACTAAAACTTATGACGCCATGCTATCCAGTGGCACAGAAACCACCCGTAACTACATTTTATTCCGCAAGGGATTTTTGCATCCACTTTTCAATTGTTTATGGAACCGAGTGAAAAAACAATTGCGTCCTCAGGCCTTTAGCGGTGATGATGTCAAAGATCCAAAAATTAAGGAGCTATTAGCAGCGAATCAAGGCAGAAACTTATTAGACGCTCGTGACATTAAAAAGAACGTCAATATTCCCGTTTTATGCACTGGTGGTTTTCAGCAAGCTTCTTATATTCGTCAGGCAATTAATGAACAGTATTGCGATGGGGTAACAATGGCTCGTACCCTGATAGCTAACAACGACTTGGTTAAATCTTTTCAAGCAGGTAAAGACTTGGCAGATAAACCCTGTACCTATTGCAACAAATGCCTGTTGAATGTCATTGAAAACCCCTTGGGTTGCTATGAAGAAGAAAGGTTTAATAACTACGAAGAAATGATGGCAGAAGTTATGTCAATATTTCATCCAAGTCAGTTCGTCAAATAG
- a CDS encoding SDR family oxidoreductase, with protein MLGKELHIVFGTGPLGTAVLKELHSQGKRVISVNRKGFADVPNGVEVVKGDATDANNVRLICQGATAVYNCANPPYTEWSLKFPPIMNGIIDGIAGTETKIVFADNLYMYGPVSGKIVENLPYRATGHKGCTRAQMSMNLMESHKKGKVRATIGRASDFFGPGVLSSSMGERVFASALLDKPAEVLGNIDVPHTYTFINDFAKSLVTLGENEKALGEVWHIPNAETLTTRQFINLIFKEVGKTPKFRVAPKWFFKILATFDPMIRELQEVMYEFDEPFVVEHSKYEKAFGAKPTSHSEAIAQTLSWYRQRLEQTSKSDS; from the coding sequence TTGTTAGGTAAAGAACTACATATAGTTTTTGGTACTGGACCACTAGGCACAGCAGTGCTGAAAGAATTACACAGTCAAGGTAAACGAGTAATATCTGTGAACCGTAAAGGATTTGCAGATGTTCCCAACGGAGTTGAGGTGGTGAAGGGTGATGCTACTGATGCAAACAATGTTCGTTTGATTTGCCAGGGTGCGACTGCAGTCTACAATTGCGCTAATCCACCTTATACTGAATGGTCCCTGAAGTTTCCACCTATCATGAACGGTATTATTGATGGTATTGCTGGAACTGAGACAAAAATTGTTTTTGCTGATAACCTTTATATGTATGGTCCAGTGTCTGGCAAGATTGTGGAGAATCTGCCATATAGAGCTACTGGTCATAAGGGGTGTACACGTGCTCAAATGTCGATGAATTTGATGGAATCTCATAAAAAGGGCAAAGTACGTGCCACAATCGGTCGTGCTTCTGACTTTTTTGGACCTGGTGTACTGAGTTCCTCAATGGGAGAAAGAGTTTTCGCATCTGCACTACTTGACAAACCAGCTGAAGTTCTAGGTAATATTGATGTACCTCACACGTATACCTTTATCAATGATTTTGCTAAAAGTTTGGTAACGTTAGGTGAGAACGAAAAAGCCTTGGGGGAAGTTTGGCACATTCCCAACGCAGAAACGCTAACTACGCGCCAGTTTATCAACTTGATTTTTAAGGAAGTTGGGAAAACTCCAAAATTTCGTGTAGCTCCCAAATGGTTTTTCAAAATCTTAGCGACTTTTGACCCGATGATCCGCGAGTTGCAAGAAGTGATGTATGAATTTGATGAGCCTTTTGTTGTCGAACACAGCAAGTACGAAAAGGCTTTTGGAGCAAAGCCAACATCACACAGTGAGGCAATTGCCCAGACTTTATCATGGTATCGTCAGCGGTTAGAACAGACATCAAAATCAGACTCTTAA
- a CDS encoding exonuclease SbcCD subunit D, translating into MIKILHLSDIHMGSGFSHGRINPITGLNTRLEDFVNTLSRCIDRALTETVDMVIFGGDAFPDATPPPFVQEAFASQFRRLVDAEIPTVLLVGNHDQHSQGQGGASLNIYRTLGVRGFVVGDTLTTHRIATRNGKVQVITLPWLTRSTLMTRQETEGLSIAEVNQLLTQRLQVVLEGEIRRLDPDVPTILLAHLMADNATLGAERFLAVGKGFTLPLSLLTRPCFDYVALGHVHKHQNLNKSNDPPVIYPGSIERVDFSEEKEDKGYIMIELERGRVNWEFCPLSVRTFRTIDVDLSKADDPQAVLMKAIAKHDLQDAVVRLIYKLRSDQLDLIDSSSVHDALTSAHTYTIQPELVSQLARPRIPELSASNSIDPIEALKTYLNNREDLKEIAASMLEAAQNLLGDDGEAVLEDIF; encoded by the coding sequence ATGATTAAAATCCTCCATCTCTCAGATATCCACATGGGAAGCGGCTTTTCCCACGGACGTATTAACCCAATCACAGGACTGAATACACGATTGGAGGATTTTGTCAATACATTATCTCGATGTATTGACCGAGCGCTGACAGAAACTGTGGATATGGTGATATTTGGTGGCGATGCTTTCCCGGATGCTACCCCACCGCCTTTTGTGCAAGAAGCTTTTGCTAGCCAGTTTCGCCGTCTTGTGGATGCAGAGATTCCGACGGTGCTGTTGGTGGGAAACCATGACCAACATTCTCAAGGACAGGGAGGAGCGAGTTTAAATATTTACCGCACCTTGGGAGTGCGGGGTTTTGTTGTGGGAGATACCTTAACTACTCACCGCATCGCCACCCGCAATGGTAAAGTCCAAGTCATCACCCTACCTTGGCTGACTCGTTCGACGTTAATGACTCGCCAAGAAACCGAAGGTTTGTCCATTGCGGAAGTCAATCAACTGTTAACTCAACGGTTACAAGTTGTCTTGGAAGGGGAAATTCGCCGTCTTGACCCTGATGTGCCCACAATACTCTTAGCACATTTGATGGCTGACAATGCAACTTTGGGCGCCGAACGTTTTTTAGCTGTGGGGAAAGGCTTTACTCTGCCTTTATCTTTGCTGACACGACCCTGTTTTGATTATGTCGCCTTGGGGCATGTCCACAAGCATCAAAACCTGAATAAATCCAACGATCCGCCGGTGATTTATCCAGGAAGTATTGAGCGTGTGGATTTTAGCGAAGAAAAGGAAGATAAAGGTTATATAATGATTGAATTAGAGCGGGGTAGGGTGAATTGGGAATTTTGTCCCTTAAGTGTTCGCACATTCAGGACAATTGACGTGGATTTATCCAAAGCAGATGATCCGCAAGCGGTATTAATGAAGGCGATCGCTAAACATGATCTTCAAGATGCTGTAGTCCGGCTAATTTACAAACTTCGTTCCGACCAGTTAGATCTAATAGATAGTTCATCTGTGCATGATGCTTTAACTTCAGCTCACACCTACACCATACAACCAGAGTTAGTCAGCCAATTGGCTAGACCGCGCATTCCCGAATTGAGTGCGAGTAATAGCATCGACCCCATAGAAGCGTTGAAAACTTACTTAAATAATCGTGAAGACCTCAAAGAGATAGCCGCATCCATGCTGGAAGCAGCACAGAATTTGCTAGGAGATGATGGGGAAGCTGTGCTGGAAGACATTTTTTAG
- a CDS encoding nucleotidyltransferase family protein: MKTFDELRQVLSLQKQSLCENYQITEIGIFGSYARGEQTELSDIDILVDYETAPTFIMLVELRDYLSQLFGLKVDIVTKNGLKPRIRDRVLAEAIYI; the protein is encoded by the coding sequence ATGAAAACCTTTGATGAACTTCGACAAGTCTTATCACTACAAAAGCAATCTCTCTGTGAAAATTATCAAATTACAGAAATCGGTATCTTTGGCTCTTATGCAAGGGGAGAGCAGACAGAATTGAGTGATATTGATATTCTGGTTGATTATGAAACAGCACCTACTTTCATTATGTTGGTCGAACTTAGGGATTATTTAAGTCAGCTTTTTGGGTTGAAAGTAGATATTGTAACTAAGAACGGGCTTAAACCTCGGATTCGTGATCGTGTTTTGGCTGAGGCAATTTATATATGA
- a CDS encoding c-type cytochrome translates to MTEQTNPTLTPNSEPGIKGFFQRIWVVIVGIVAVAIFLLWPVLSNSPVDYADIEDHFKYGSIGSEPVNGVPYWIWKVLPEVFADKLPGKGYTSLGFIKEEGKDLPVGFSERRVFLNRVGLNCAVCHTGTVRDTSSSAHQVITTMPANVLNLQGYIKFLSTVAVDGRFTANRMLPEIEKISGGLNPIQKLIYRFIAIPQTRDALINQGNRLSFLNNQPDWGPGRVDTFNPYKAIQFHFPMDKLREDELIGTSDFPSIWNQKPREGLQLHWDGNNDSVDERNKSAALGAGVTPVTIDLPRIKRIADWLLELPAPKYPYEINETVAAKGEKLFQNTCASCHAFGGAYIGKVVPIQEIATDPHRLDSYTYETMSNQNTLYAGYDWRFNHFRKTNGYANAPLDGAWLRGPYLHNGSVPTLRDLLEKPENRPKEFYRGYDVIDREKVGFVSDVAEENGKKYFKFDTTKPGNSNSGHLYGIDLSSEEKDAIVEYMKKL, encoded by the coding sequence ATGACTGAACAAACAAACCCTACGCTAACCCCCAATTCAGAGCCAGGAATCAAGGGATTTTTTCAGCGTATTTGGGTTGTAATTGTGGGAATTGTAGCAGTAGCCATCTTTTTATTGTGGCCGGTTTTATCCAATTCCCCTGTTGATTATGCTGACATTGAAGACCACTTTAAATATGGTTCAATTGGTAGCGAACCTGTAAATGGAGTTCCCTACTGGATCTGGAAAGTTTTGCCAGAAGTATTTGCAGATAAATTACCTGGTAAAGGTTATACATCTCTAGGGTTTATTAAGGAAGAAGGTAAAGATTTACCAGTAGGTTTTTCTGAACGTAGAGTATTTTTAAACCGTGTTGGTTTGAATTGCGCTGTCTGTCATACAGGTACGGTGCGAGATACATCGAGTAGCGCACATCAAGTAATTACAACAATGCCTGCAAATGTTCTCAACCTGCAGGGATATATCAAGTTCTTATCCACAGTTGCTGTCGATGGACGCTTTACCGCTAACCGGATGCTCCCAGAAATTGAAAAAATTAGTGGCGGTCTCAATCCCATCCAAAAATTAATTTATCGCTTCATCGCCATTCCCCAAACTAGAGACGCACTAATTAATCAAGGAAACCGACTTTCTTTCCTCAACAATCAACCAGATTGGGGTCCAGGAAGAGTAGATACTTTTAATCCTTATAAAGCAATTCAATTCCATTTTCCTATGGATAAATTGCGCGAGGATGAACTGATTGGTACTTCTGATTTTCCCTCAATTTGGAATCAAAAACCCCGCGAAGGATTACAGTTACACTGGGATGGTAATAACGATTCAGTTGATGAACGCAATAAGAGTGCAGCCCTAGGTGCTGGCGTCACACCAGTCACAATTGATTTACCTCGAATTAAGCGCATTGCCGATTGGCTATTAGAACTACCAGCACCAAAATATCCCTACGAAATTAACGAAACTGTAGCGGCGAAGGGAGAAAAATTGTTTCAAAATACTTGTGCTAGCTGCCATGCTTTTGGTGGTGCTTACATAGGTAAAGTTGTGCCAATTCAAGAGATTGCTACAGACCCACATCGCCTCGATTCATACACCTATGAAACGATGTCTAACCAAAATACTTTGTATGCAGGCTATGACTGGCGATTTAATCATTTCCGCAAGACAAATGGCTATGCAAACGCGCCCCTTGATGGTGCTTGGTTACGCGGACCTTATCTGCACAATGGTTCAGTCCCCACCCTGCGCGATTTACTAGAAAAGCCAGAGAACAGACCAAAAGAATTTTATCGTGGCTACGACGTGATCGACAGAGAAAAAGTTGGCTTTGTGTCTGATGTAGCGGAGGAAAATGGTAAGAAATACTTTAAATTCGATACCACAAAACCCGGCAACAGTAACAGCGGTCACTTGTACGGAATTGATCTTTCTTCAGAAGAGAAAGATGCAATTGTTGAGTACATGAAGAAACTTTAA
- a CDS encoding type I polyketide synthase, which produces MVLSSNRNEVNLRDSNNDSSNGNSATSYQIAIVGIGCRFPGGANSPEDFWRVVCDQTDAITDVPTDRWDIRTFYDPDPTKPGKTSTCRGGFIENIYNFDAQFFGISPREAALLDPQQRLLLEVCWEAFEDAGILPEYLAGSNTGVFMGGFTLDYKILQFSESNYHLMDSHTATGSMMTLLANRLSYMFDLRGPSISLDTACSSSLVAVHLACQSILNGECDLALAGGVNVMIKPNYTIAESKAGMLSPDGRSKAYDSLANGYVRGEGAGIVVLKPLSKALEDNDPIYAVIRGTAVNQDGHSSGITVPRRESQEALLREAYRRAGVLPAQVQYVEAHGTGTPVGDPLEANALGTVLSTERPDGQECYIASVKTNIGHTEAAAGVAGLIKASLVLKHRKIPAHLHFQKANPDIDFPSLKLKIPTSLVPFPETDGFAIAGVNSFGFGGTNAHAVLQEAPITQISIPGEENLDPNWGYLLPLSARSPQALQDLARAYHKLLTDGVFTNNTSLHNFCYTASLRRTHHQYRLAVVGNSYTDMADLLAAFLNGESRAEIAIGNKAIPKNQQVVFVFSGMGPQWWAMGRQLLMAEPIFRQTIEECDTILQYYADWSLLTELTRDEEHSRIEETQIAQPTNFAIQVALAALWRSWGIEPSAIVGHSAGEPAAAYVAGALSLKDALKVVFHRSRLQQQTAGQGKMAAIGLSYEEAQQLLVGYEDRLSIAAINSPTSVTLSGNEADLETISKVLEDRKVFFRLLRVNVAYHSPTMNPLKEELLEVLQDIEPQTPIIPLWSTVTGEKVDRPELNEMYWWQNMRQPVFFAASMNKLAEAGYDLFLEISPHPVLAGSISECFISQNRQATVLTSIRRKEAERQIMLTSLAALYSTFLNHEVQ; this is translated from the coding sequence ATGGTATTAAGTTCAAATCGCAATGAAGTAAACCTAAGGGATTCCAATAATGACAGCAGCAACGGCAATTCTGCTACAAGTTACCAGATTGCAATTGTGGGTATCGGGTGTCGTTTTCCTGGTGGAGCTAACAGTCCTGAAGACTTTTGGCGGGTTGTGTGTGACCAAACAGATGCAATTACCGACGTGCCGACTGATCGCTGGGATATTCGCACTTTTTATGATCCAGATCCTACAAAACCAGGTAAAACATCAACATGTCGTGGTGGATTTATTGAAAATATATACAATTTCGATGCTCAATTTTTTGGCATTTCTCCGCGTGAAGCTGCATTGTTAGATCCTCAACAACGTTTGCTGTTAGAAGTTTGCTGGGAAGCCTTTGAAGATGCAGGCATTTTACCAGAATACTTAGCTGGAAGTAATACTGGTGTCTTCATGGGGGGGTTTACCCTTGACTACAAAATCTTGCAGTTTTCCGAGAGTAACTACCATTTAATGGACTCTCATACAGCAACTGGGTCAATGATGACTTTGTTAGCTAATCGACTGTCTTATATGTTTGACTTGAGGGGACCGAGTATATCGCTGGATACTGCTTGTTCTTCCTCACTAGTTGCGGTACACCTTGCCTGTCAGAGCATCCTTAATGGTGAATGCGATCTAGCTTTGGCGGGTGGAGTCAACGTGATGATCAAACCAAATTATACTATTGCAGAGTCAAAGGCGGGAATGCTATCTCCTGATGGTCGCTCTAAAGCCTATGATTCTCTTGCCAATGGCTATGTTCGAGGTGAAGGAGCAGGGATTGTTGTATTGAAGCCCCTATCAAAAGCTCTGGAAGATAACGATCCTATTTATGCCGTAATTCGGGGAACTGCTGTGAATCAAGACGGACACAGTTCTGGAATTACGGTTCCCCGGCGTGAATCCCAGGAAGCGCTACTACGAGAAGCCTATCGTCGAGCGGGTGTGTTACCTGCTCAAGTGCAATATGTGGAAGCACATGGGACTGGAACACCTGTTGGTGATCCTTTAGAAGCAAATGCACTAGGAACTGTGCTATCTACTGAACGTCCAGATGGACAGGAATGTTATATTGCTTCAGTTAAGACCAACATTGGACACACCGAAGCAGCAGCAGGTGTCGCTGGATTAATTAAAGCATCGTTGGTTCTTAAGCATCGTAAGATTCCAGCACATTTACATTTCCAAAAAGCCAATCCCGATATTGATTTTCCATCACTAAAGTTAAAGATACCTACGAGCCTGGTTCCTTTTCCAGAAACTGATGGATTTGCCATTGCAGGTGTGAACTCATTTGGTTTTGGTGGTACTAATGCACATGCTGTATTGCAAGAAGCACCAATTACTCAGATAAGTATTCCTGGTGAAGAAAACCTTGACCCCAATTGGGGATATCTACTGCCTCTATCTGCTCGGAGTCCTCAAGCACTCCAAGATTTAGCCAGAGCTTACCATAAGCTTCTAACAGACGGGGTTTTTACTAATAACACATCTTTGCATAACTTCTGTTATACTGCCAGCCTACGACGGACTCATCATCAGTACCGTTTGGCGGTAGTAGGTAACTCGTACACAGATATGGCAGATTTACTTGCAGCGTTCCTAAATGGTGAATCACGTGCAGAGATTGCTATTGGAAATAAAGCCATACCGAAGAATCAACAAGTCGTTTTTGTGTTTTCTGGTATGGGTCCCCAGTGGTGGGCAATGGGTCGTCAACTCCTAATGGCAGAACCTATATTTAGGCAAACCATTGAGGAATGTGACACGATTTTACAATACTACGCAGATTGGTCACTGTTGACAGAATTAACTCGTGACGAGGAACATTCTCGCATTGAAGAAACCCAGATTGCTCAACCAACTAACTTTGCTATTCAAGTTGCTCTGGCAGCATTATGGCGTTCTTGGGGAATTGAACCATCTGCAATTGTGGGTCACAGCGCTGGTGAACCTGCGGCTGCTTACGTTGCAGGGGCACTAAGTTTAAAAGATGCGTTAAAGGTTGTTTTTCATCGTAGCCGGTTACAACAACAAACGGCTGGTCAAGGAAAAATGGCGGCGATTGGACTTTCCTACGAAGAAGCTCAACAATTATTAGTAGGCTATGAAGATAGGTTGTCAATTGCAGCTATCAACAGTCCTACTTCTGTGACTCTTTCAGGTAATGAAGCAGATTTAGAAACAATTAGTAAGGTTTTAGAGGACAGAAAAGTATTCTTCCGTTTATTGCGTGTGAATGTGGCATATCACAGTCCCACAATGAACCCATTGAAAGAAGAATTACTGGAAGTTCTACAAGACATTGAGCCACAAACACCAATTATTCCTCTCTGGTCTACAGTTACAGGGGAAAAAGTGGATAGACCAGAACTAAATGAGATGTATTGGTGGCAAAATATGCGGCAGCCTGTATTTTTCGCTGCCTCTATGAATAAGTTGGCGGAGGCAGGTTATGACCTCTTCCTAGAAATTAGTCCCCACCCAGTACTAGCAGGTTCTATTTCTGAATGTTTCATCAGTCAAAATCGGCAAGCTACTGTACTTACTTCTATACGACGCAAGGAAGCAGAACGCCAAATTATGCTTACCTCCTTGGCTGCGCTATACAGCACTTTCCTGAATCATGAAGTACAGTAG
- a CDS encoding DUF86 domain-containing protein has translation MKRSYPEFLQDILDAITEIGLFVNGVSYETFESNREKTLAVVKLLEIIGEAVKKIPHERRVHYPDIPWKSIAGMKDMLVHEYWQVDVAVVWATVQHSLPSLKVVVMKELEEMLG, from the coding sequence ATGAAGCGTAGTTATCCCGAATTTTTACAGGATATTCTCGATGCTATTACAGAAATTGGTTTGTTTGTAAATGGCGTTAGTTATGAGACTTTTGAGTCAAACAGAGAGAAAACTTTGGCGGTGGTGAAGCTTTTAGAAATTATTGGTGAAGCTGTTAAAAAGATTCCTCATGAGCGCCGTGTTCACTATCCAGATATACCTTGGAAATCAATAGCAGGTATGAAGGATATGCTGGTACATGAATATTGGCAGGTTGATGTTGCGGTAGTATGGGCAACGGTTCAGCATTCTTTACCATCACTAAAAGTAGTTGTAATGAAGGAGTTGGAGGAGATGCTAGGATGA